The Desulfuromonadaceae bacterium genomic interval GGGCTACTGCTTACCATGGGGGTGCGCCAGTTTCCCGTTTCCCCGGATATACGTCTGGGTTTGACGGTCGGCTTTCTGGGCGGCTTTACCACCTTTTCGACCTTCTCCTATCAGACCCTGGTGTTGCTGGAAGAGGGGAGTTACTGGTCGGCAGGTGCCAATGTCCTGTTCAATGTAACCTTGTGTCTCGCGGCTGCTTTTGCCGGCATACTAGTTGCCCGTCAGCTTGCCTGAGATGTGGAGGCCGCCCTGTTGATGAAACAAACTGCATGCCAGTATGGCAGTTTGAGCCGGATGATCCCCTGGAGCCATGACCTCCTTGCCGAGGTTGTTGGCCCCGGCGATCTTGCTGTTGACCTCACCGCCGGGCGCGGCCAGGATACTCTGGCCCTGTGGCGGATGGTCGGTGAAAAAGGTCAGGTCGTCGCTTTTGATGTGCAGCGGGTGGCGCTGGAGCAAACGCAACAACGCTTGCTTGCTGCCGGTGCCAGGGTGCGGATGATGGATCATAGCAGCGTGCCCCTGCCGGCCCAATCAGGCGTTGATCTCCTTAACTGCTGCCATAGCCGCTATGCTGAAGCGGTACCCAGGGCAGCAACAGCAATTATTGCCAACCTGGGGTATTTGCCTGGAGGTGACCAGCAACTGATCACCCGATCCGATACGACCCTCGCGGCCCTGGGGCAGGCCCTTGGAGGGCTGGTCGGGGGTGGTAGGATGGCTGTCGTGGTTTATCCCGGGCACCCTGGAGGTGAAGACGAGGCGGCTGCCGTTGCTTGCTTCTTTTCGACCCTCAACAGCAACAACTACAATGTATTACAGTTGCATTTGGCTAACCGCCGGCTGGCTCCCGGCCTTTTTGTCGCAGAAAAAAGAAGCGCAACCCGGAGGGGAGCATGTTGACACGTTTGCTACTGCTGATCGTTATTGGCACTTTTAGCTTGGGCGGTTGCGCTGCGACTAAAACAGCGCCTTCGCAGTCAAACCTCGACCGCGCAGCAGCCGCCCCGACAAATTACCCAGCCAGTCAGACTGACGACGATTTTTCTAACGCCGAACCCGGCAAGGGTTTTGATGATGACTGGGATGCGGACTTTGATGACTGGGATGCTCCTGTCAAGCTGATTGCTGACCCCTTTGAGTCTGTTAACCGGGGCGTGTTCTGGGTTAATGACAAGCTTTATTTTTATCTGTTCAAGCCTGTAGCCCGTGGTTATGGAGCGATCGTTCCGCGTCCGGCACGGGTTTCCGTGAGTAATTTTTTCAACAATGTGTCTACTCCGATACGTGTCGCCAACGCCTTGTTGCAGCTCAACTTGACTAATGTCGGCACAGAAACCTATCGCTTTATCGTCAATAGCACCATCGGCGTTGGTGGATTGTTTGATCCGGCAACCAGTGTGGCAGAGGTTCGTCGGGTTCCTGCGGATTTTGGCCAGACCCTCGGGAAGTACGGTTTCGGCCATGGATTTTATCTGGTATTGCCCGTCGTCGGGCCATCCAGTTTGCGCGATGGAACCGGTACCTTTGTTGATTCTTTTGCGGGTCCTGTCCGCTATGCCGGGCTCGCCACGGAAGATATCATTCTCATCCGGGTAGTGGATTCTACCAATCGTCTGTCCCTCGATCGTGATACCTATGAGGGGATAAAGCGTGATGCCATCGACCCGTATTTGTTTATCCGCACAGCTTACGCCCAACGGCGACTGGCACAAATTGGTGATCCGGTTTATAATCTCAATATCTTGCAGGCGCCGATTTTTGACGGTGAAATTTTTAACCCCTTGGAATGGTTTAACTTATGGCAAAGATAAAAAACTGGATAATTTTTACCCTACTGCTTGTCATGGCGGCACCGGTTCATGCTCAGCCGGATCCGCTTAATTCTGTTGAGTCGATGGTCAACTCAATCCTGGAGATTCTCGATCACCCCGAGATGAGTCTGAGTGAAAAAAAAGAACGGGTCAGGGGCCGCGCCCAGAGATTCCTGAGTATCGATTCCATGTCGCAGCGCACCCTCGGTACCTACTGGAATGATGCCACCCAGGAACAGCGTGAGCATTTTGTCTATTTGTTTACCCGGATTCTGGAGGATACTTACCTGAATCGGATAGATGATTATAGCGGTGGAACCGTCAGGTATCTGCAGCAGCGTGTTAAAGATGATCGCGCCATCGTTGATACCCTGGTTGTCGCTGATGAACTTGAACTGCCGGTGCAGTACCGCATGGTTTACGAACAGCAGAACTGGCGGGTCTTTGATATCGTTATTGATGGCGTCAGCCTGATCATGAACTACCGCGCCAGTTATGGTGAAATCATCCGCCGCCAGGGCTATGACGGTCTCTTCCGTCTCATGGAAGAACGGGTCACGGGCATGTCGACGGGTTGATCTTAAGGATGCTCCACGCTTATAACTGTTAAACGCAAGGCACAATCCAGGTTTTTGGGTTGTGCCTTCTGCTGTTTTAATTGGCGCTCGCTACGCTTCGAATTCTCTCTTGATGTAACTGTTCAGCACCGGATCTTCGGATCCTATGTCAAGGGACGCGATTGTTTCCCGTTGGGTCATCCCTGACCGCTTGTTGTCGCCGTCCATGGCGACAAACACCCTTGCCACAGGAGCCCCGACCCTGCGCAAGGATAGTGCTGAATAGTTACCTCTTGATTTTATAAAAAAAACGCCGACCAGATGGTCGACGTATTTTTTAATGGTCGGAGCGAGAGGATTCGCCTACTACGTCACCCGCATCCGGCGGGTTCCTGCGTAGGCTCCCCTGCGCTCGCTGACGCGGCCGTCCATGGCCGCTTTTCTGACATCAAGTCAGCGCTCGCTACGCTTCGAATCCTCTCTCATGCTATAAAAAAAAACGCCGACCAGATGGTCGACGTATTTTTTAATGGTCGGAGCGAGAGGATTCGAACCTCCGACATCCTGGTCCCAAACCAGGCGCGCTACCAGACTGCGCTACGCTCCGAGGGCGATACAGGTAACACGGTGACAACAATAATTCAATCTTTTTTTGGCGGAGGCACAATATTAATCCGGCCCTTCTTGCGGTGAGGGTGAGTTGAGTACGCAACCGCTTGATAACGGCAGTAAATGCAGTAAGCTTGAAGGTAAATCCGGTGCAGCTTTGCCCCTCAGCGTGGCAGTCACGGACAAGACGGAGGGTATCATGAGCCGGCAGGCGAATTCTCTGCACATTGCCGGTACCGGGGCGGTGGTGCAGGTGGCACGCGCTGTCAGAACTGGGATTGCCTGCCTTGGGATTCTGTTGCTGGCGGGGTGTATCGGCGGCTATGCACGGTACCCGGTCGAGTGCGACTCCGACTATCCCCTCGAGAATGACATTTTTACCAGGGATCACTGGGGGCCTCTTGATGCTATCAGGAATCTCAACCCTTCCGGGAACCCGGTCTGCAAAGATGATTTTTTGCGCGATTGGGGGAAACCGGATGAGATTGTGACCATTTCTGCGGCACAGGAGAAGTGGGTTTATAACAGAAGCGAGTACTGCGGCATTGTTCCGGTATATGTTGTGCCGGTTCCCCTTGTTGTGCCGGTGTGTGACGAATTTGACCACATCACCTTCGAGAATGACCGGGCCGTCCACATCCATTTTCGCAGGGTAACGGGTTCAGGTTGGTCGAACCTGGGTGGGCACCACCTTTTGCGCAGAAGCAGTTGTCCTGATGCATCACGGGTGACACGCGGAGGGCGGGTGCGATTGCCCTTCGGAGGGGTATCTATCCGTCATACGGAAGCTTGTCGCAGCCTGGTCTACAGAGATGGTGCGATATTCTGGACAGATGGATCCGTCAATCAAAAAATCGACCCGCAGACGTACCAGCTACTGGAAAGCATCCCGATTGCCGGCAAACCATACGCCTCCCTCGCTCATGCCAGAGGGCCCGGTGCGGTCTGGCTGGCGGCAGGAGAGGGGGAAAAACCTCTGCTGTCCCGAGTGAATCCGGTCACCGGAGCCGTGCTTGCAACCATCCCTCTGCCACATGGGGTGGACACGATAGCAACGGAGGCAGATGCGGTCTGGGTGCTGGGAAAGCCGACGGCGCGCAGAACACCCGAATCGGCGATCCGGTTGTCGAGGATCGATCCTGTGACCAATCAGCTTGTCGCGACAATTCTCCTGGATGTCCCATTCAAAGGGCGGGATCGAATCATGGCCGTGGCCGGGGACACCGTCTGGATCGCGCCTAAAGGCGACAACCTTGTTACCGTCATTCGCTTCAATCCCTTCCCCTCCTATGAGGTCAGCACGTTTGAGGTCGCCACTTTGGATGAGGAACGGCCAAAGAACTATTACGGGATTCTCGCCCTCGCCGCCACGCCAACGACTCTCCGTGTCATGGTCTTCAAGCAGGAGAAGGGGGGCTTCGACCAGATAGTCTGGCGTGTCGCCCTGCGGGAGTTCTCTGCCGCAACCAGTACCCCGGGTTCTACGACCGATCTGGGTGCAGATTGGGCATCGGATGTTCTCGACAGCGCCGCATTGACGCTGGCGGGTGAGGACGTATGGGTCTGCCTGCCGAGGGGGATCTATGTTTTTCCCAGCGTGTCGGTGCCATAACTGTCCGGCTCCCCTCGGTAAGCACATATCGTCGTTTCCGGCAACCTTCCGGGCACGACCGGCAACCAACTGGATCCTGGTGGGAATCAGGTTTTCTTTGCTGCCAACCTCTTTTTTGGCATGATGCCGCCATGGAGGTGTTCCGGGGTGTGAAGACAACAGATCCGGCGGCAGTTCGTCCGGTCGTGGTGGATAGGGTTTTTCCTCTGGCGTGGAGGTGGTTATGAAAGTCCCGGTCCTGTTCCTGGTCTTCCTGTGTGGCGCGGTTCTGCCTGGTTGCGGTGGCGGCGGGAGCGGGCGCGACGCCATCTCGCCTTTTTATGTCCAGGGGGGTGTCGCTGTGGCCGATCTCGATCTTGACGGGCTGGCCGACCTGGTGGTGGTCCAGACCTATATCGCCGGCCCGCCGCCCCACCCCGGGACTGTCGAGATCCACCGGCAGACGCCTGGTGGAGCTTTTATGCCCCCGGTCAGCTACCCGGTTGGCAGTGATCCCTGGAACCTGGCGGTCGGTGATATCAACGGGGATAGCCTGCCGGATATTGTCGTGGCGAACAGCACCTCGGGAACCGTTTCCCTTCTGCTCCAGGACACTGCCGGTCAGGAACTCTTTCTTGCTGCACGGGAGGTCACTGCGGGCGGGACCCCTTACGCGGTGGCGATCAGCGATATCAATGCCGATGGGGCTGCCGACCTGGTTGTTGCCCTGCAGAACACCGGTGGCGGGGCTACTGTCTTCTATCAGGATCCTGACGCTGCGCCCTCTTTCGACCGGCGCGTCGATCTTGCCAATAACAGCGGCGCCATCGCCGTTACCGTTGCCGACCTGAACCAGGACGGCCTGCCCGACGTGGTCATCAGCGGTGCACAGGTTGCGGTGTTTTTTCAGCACCCCGGCGGCGGCACGTTTGCGGCACCTGTGTTACTTGCTACCGGCATCCGTCCCGCTGCGGTGGCAGTAGCAGACATGGATGACGACGGAATCAACGACTTGGTGGTTGCGCACCGCGGCAACGAGTCGGATGGCAGCGGCGCGACCATCGCCGTGCTGCTGCAATCGCCGGAGCACCCGGGCACCTTTCTGTCGGCGCTGGTTGTCCCCGTTGCTGCCGGCGCCCGGCAGTTGGCTATCGGCCGTCTCGATGCTGACCTGTTACCGGACATCGCGGTGATTTCTATGGTTTACTCAGCGCAGCAGGAGTCGAGGGTAACGGTTGTGCACAACCGGCTGCCCGATGGGTTTGTTGTTTCGCAGGAAATCGCGGGGGCGTTTTCAAGCGATTTCATTGCTCTTGGTGACCTTAACAATGACGGCCTGACCGACCTGGTTATCAACGATGGTCCCCAGGTTTTCTTCCAGCGGGGATCCCCACCCGGCACCTTTGATATGGGAATTCCGCTTCCCTGAGGGCAGGCATGAGGGTGTTGTGTTGGCACCTTGGCTTATAGACGGGAGAAATGGACCGGGCCGACAGCCAAAGGCAGTTTTTTTTGCGGATGATCGCATAACCTCAGTTGTCGACAGACGGTCCTGCGCTGATTTCTGTCCGAAGAGTTTTATTATGAGCTCATTATTGTCGCCGCTGGAGCTGCGCGAAACCTGATCAGGTGCCTTTTTCAGACCGTCATCCGACAGATAGGCATAGCGCTGGGTCACCTTGGTGTCACTGTGACCGAGCAATTTACTCATGTCATCCAGGTTGGCACCGCCCTGTTCCTGTCCATAACACTTTTCAGCATGGTCTTTGACCCGGTCTACCGTTTTTTTTGCAATAAGCCAACACGTGGCTCTTATCTATTCACAAAATCTGTTACCTTTAGAGTGAGCATGCTCGTGTTGAGCATGAAAACTAATACTCAAGTGCCTGTTTACATAGCCCGAGTCTCTGTATTCAGGCTGAACCCATCAAAAAAGAGGTTACTTTATATGCAACAACACGATTTTACCCCCGGTCAGCAGTTTCATGGATTTGTTGTCGACCAGGTTGATGATTTGCCCGATGTCAATGCAACCATGGTGCGCTTGAGCCATGGGAAGACCGGTGCGCGTTTTATGCATCTGGTGCGCGATGATGACAATACGCTGTTCGGTGTCGGCTTTCGCACCCCGCCGGATGATTCGACCGGCGTGGCCCATATCCTTGAACATACGGTGCTGAAGAACACCCCCTCCTTTTCAATAATGCACTAATAAATTATTTTCTCCATCCAAGTCGTCGTTCTATATCGTAATTTTGAGTTTCAGAGCAGTAATATTGGTTAGGGGAAAGCCTGTTGCTTCTTGCCGCTTTCTCGCAGGCTTCTATTGATTTATGCCCACCTTTCCACCCCCTAAGGCCATTTTCGAAATAGAAAAGCTTGATCGTTTCCGCATGAGCAATATTAGACAATATTAAAAATGAGGATAAGGCGACAATACAGGCTGAAGTGGATATTTTAGTAGACATGAAAAACCCTCAGAATCGTCAAAATCAAATTTTTCAGGTGCGATTATTTATAAAATAGTCGACGGCGGTTGCCGTCTACATTGGCGATGGCGTTCAGAGTTGCAGTGTCGATGTCTACTTTGCCTTCAAATTTTTCAAAATCTGACTCGATCTTACCCGTTACTTCCAACACGCTGTCTAGAGCTGTGCGGCTAGGATCCAGGACTAAATTTGAATAGGGGATACGATTGATAGTCTCCATATCCAATATGCGTCGTGCAACCAACAGTTGTGAGTTTGCTGTGTTGGAGGTGGCACGCAAATATTCCACCTTCTCACCGTAATTGGTCATGATAGGGATCATGATCACCGCAGAGTCTATCATCTGATCGATCTGTGACCAAGTTGCTTTCTCCAATCGTAGAGCCTCTCCGCCTGCTTTGAAATCACGGTAGGCATCCCGAAATCGGGATTGCATGTCATCAAAGCTATCAACCTTGTCTACGGCATAAAGAGACATAACGATTCCGTGTTCAACTAGAGAAAACTGAGGGAAAACTATTTTAATTTGCTCCCATGGTTTAATTTTCCCGACACTAAAATCGCGCAGTTCCATAATGAGATCAAGCCAGGGTTTAGTCGCTGCTATGGGGCGGGTGATGTAGGCGACCCTTCCCAAATTTAAATCAAAACCAGCCAATTGATCACCAAACTCCGAATCTTTGTCTAGAATCGACAGGATTTCATTTGCGGACTGTTGGGCAGTAACAAAATTGGCTTGAAAATAGAACCATCCTGGGGCTCCCAACAGAACGAGAATTGCTGCTATTGTAATTGTCCATGTCTTCATGCTTTTTTTCATACCGCTACGCATTATCATACTCGAGCCTTGACGATTGGTTAATGGATCTATTATCGATTTTTATGGTCATCCTTTAACTTTAACTTGGGGCGTGGATTTATATTTTTTTAGGTGACATTTCAATCTTGTCTATTATCGAACCTAATATGATGTCCACCAATTTCACATAATCGATGGCATTTTTTTCACCAAGGTTTGATATGTTGATTTCATCCATAGTCAAAGTAAAGCTACGTTCCCCGAATAGCCTTGAACTGATTCTCACTTGGCCGCTACCAAGTAAAAAATCTTCGACAATGAAAAGTTTTTTTGATTTCTTGTCGAACTTTCTAGGGGATGTTTTTTTCTCAAAATTTTTTAATATGGTAGCTAAGTTGCTACCCTTTAGACCATGTTCATAGTTGATGTGTGGATCATGGATATGAAGTTTATGAAGGGTTACTCTGTCGCTGAATATTGAGCGTAGACTGATCACCACATTCACCCGATCCAGGTAAACACTTGGCTCTGAAATAAAACCTTGCGGACGCCCGACATGAAGTCCTTCAACAGTTACAACTCCATTCAAAAGGGAAATATTCGCATTATCTACCTTAACCAGCACACCTAGATACTCCGATCCCAAAGTTTCAATGATTTGCGGAACACTCACATGAAGGCGATGCCAAACAAAACCTAGAGTGGCACCAACTGTTAGGATGATCACAATCGTTAGTGCGAGTAAGACCTTTTTAATTTTATGAGTAATTATCATGTCATTTTCTGGCAAAAAATGGAATTGTGCGGGTTGGAGCGTTATCCGGTGCGCGTTTTATGCATCTGGTAAAGTAACGTTATCGAGTTCCGCCAACTGAGGGTGTTTTGTGGCTTCGGGCCAACTCAGGGGCAACCCACAGATTCCACCGGAAAAAGAGGCAGTTGGATGACGGGAGACGCGGTCGGGTGGTGACGATGGTCGGCAAACAGCACAGAGCTCTTTGGTGTGACACCCTTTTTTTGAAAAGGAGGCGATGGGGTAGAACTTTTTATAGTCCATCACGCACCGGGATAAAGATTGCGTCGAGCCGTCTCTGGGCTTCATTGGCAAGGTTTGTAATGATAATCTCCTGTCTGTTATTAATTGCCGAAATAAGTTCGTCTTTTTGTTCATGTATTGCAGAAAGGATGTCTTCTTTGAAATTATCCCGAGAAAAAGCCTCATCAATTTCCAAAGCTACTTTGTCAACGATCAACCATGTTTTTAAACCAGCAATCCCAACACAGATAATAGCTACAGGACCGGCAGGTGAGCAGATTGCACTGGCTATTCCTGCTGCAGCTAATGCACCGCCCCCCTTTTTCGCAAGAGCTTTGCCAACCATAGTGCCCACTGCTTGAAAGCTCTTTTTTGACGCGATTTTTGATAATGTTGCCGCAGCAACCTTTTTCGATAAAGCTACGGTTGCGACGCCAGTTGACGAACCTGCAACTCCGGCTGTCCCGGCCCTCCATTGATCGCGCCTGAGAAGTTCATCGATGTGTGGTAAGTACAATGCTTTTGCGACACAGGCATTCTCCGTGGCTTCATTTTCTAAATGAAATTTTAAGCCTTGTGCCAGGTTTTCCATGCTAGCTATGGATTGATTCGTGATACGACGATCTATGACCTCTAAGCGATCTGCAAACCGGGTGTTCTCAAATAAATGTTCAGCTATCTTTCCCTCCAAATACTTTGCAAAGCCGCCGGTTACGGCATATCCCAAGCGGAGGTATTCTGCTATGATTGTATAGTAATCGTCTAAAAAAGAATCGACAGCAGTCTCAATATCATCAAACAATTCTTGAACATAGTTTTCTGTCGATGAAAATGCTTTCGACTGGGCTTCCTCTCGACCCGTTGCGATTATAGACCCAAGCGTCAGATGTGCATCGTTTATGTTCTCATGAAATTCCTTACAAGGATCGACTTGGGGAATGATTTCCAGAGCGTAGTTG includes:
- a CDS encoding methyltransferase domain-containing protein → MKQTACQYGSLSRMIPWSHDLLAEVVGPGDLAVDLTAGRGQDTLALWRMVGEKGQVVAFDVQRVALEQTQQRLLAAGARVRMMDHSSVPLPAQSGVDLLNCCHSRYAEAVPRAATAIIANLGYLPGGDQQLITRSDTTLAALGQALGGLVGGGRMAVVVYPGHPGGEDEAAAVACFFSTLNSNNYNVLQLHLANRRLAPGLFVAEKRSATRRGAC
- the crcB gene encoding fluoride efflux transporter CrcB gives rise to the protein MKVFYIGLFGGFGCVLRYLLTLWVQQLAGRNFPYGTLIVNVSGSFLLGLLLTMGVRQFPVSPDIRLGLTVGFLGGFTTFSTFSYQTLVLLEEGSYWSAGANVLFNVTLCLAAAFAGILVARQLA
- a CDS encoding VCBS repeat-containing protein → MKVPVLFLVFLCGAVLPGCGGGGSGRDAISPFYVQGGVAVADLDLDGLADLVVVQTYIAGPPPHPGTVEIHRQTPGGAFMPPVSYPVGSDPWNLAVGDINGDSLPDIVVANSTSGTVSLLLQDTAGQELFLAAREVTAGGTPYAVAISDINADGAADLVVALQNTGGGATVFYQDPDAAPSFDRRVDLANNSGAIAVTVADLNQDGLPDVVISGAQVAVFFQHPGGGTFAAPVLLATGIRPAAVAVADMDDDGINDLVVAHRGNESDGSGATIAVLLQSPEHPGTFLSALVVPVAAGARQLAIGRLDADLLPDIAVISMVYSAQQESRVTVVHNRLPDGFVVSQEIAGAFSSDFIALGDLNNDGLTDLVINDGPQVFFQRGSPPGTFDMGIPLP
- a CDS encoding VacJ family lipoprotein, yielding MLTRLLLLIVIGTFSLGGCAATKTAPSQSNLDRAAAAPTNYPASQTDDDFSNAEPGKGFDDDWDADFDDWDAPVKLIADPFESVNRGVFWVNDKLYFYLFKPVARGYGAIVPRPARVSVSNFFNNVSTPIRVANALLQLNLTNVGTETYRFIVNSTIGVGGLFDPATSVAEVRRVPADFGQTLGKYGFGHGFYLVLPVVGPSSLRDGTGTFVDSFAGPVRYAGLATEDIILIRVVDSTNRLSLDRDTYEGIKRDAIDPYLFIRTAYAQRRLAQIGDPVYNLNILQAPIFDGEIFNPLEWFNLWQR
- a CDS encoding ABC transporter substrate-binding protein; its protein translation is MAKIKNWIIFTLLLVMAAPVHAQPDPLNSVESMVNSILEILDHPEMSLSEKKERVRGRAQRFLSIDSMSQRTLGTYWNDATQEQREHFVYLFTRILEDTYLNRIDDYSGGTVRYLQQRVKDDRAIVDTLVVADELELPVQYRMVYEQQNWRVFDIVIDGVSLIMNYRASYGEIIRRQGYDGLFRLMEERVTGMSTG